A region from the Colius striatus isolate bColStr4 chromosome 12, bColStr4.1.hap1, whole genome shotgun sequence genome encodes:
- the COPS9 gene encoding COP9 signalosome complex subunit 9, with translation MKPAVDEMFPEGAGPYVDLDEAGGSTGLLMDLAANEKAVHADFFNDFEDLFDDDDVQ, from the exons ATGAAGCCGGCGGTGGATGAGATGTtccctgagggagctgggcctTACGTGGATCTCGATGAG GCAGGGGGAAGCACGGGGCTGCTGATGGACCTGGCCGCCAACGAGAAAGCGGTGCACGCCGACTTCTTTAACG atTTTGAAGATCTCTTTGATGACGATGATGTCCAGTGA
- the ADIPOQ gene encoding adiponectin, with product MMRGPAGFLLCSLLLVAPRCTGVAAEEVQPDPKMPCANWMGGAPGYPGHNGLPGRDGKDGKDGLKGEKGEEGVPGPKGDRGETGVPGQEGPRGFPGYPGQMGKKGESAFVYRSAFSVGLTERAPHPNVPIRFSKIFYNEQSHYDASTGKFICNIPGVYYFAYHLTVYLTDVKVSLYKKDKAVIFTYDQFQKNNVDQASGSVLLHLSSGDEVWLQVYGEGDNNGVYADNINDSTFMGFLLYPDLDDH from the exons ATGATGAGAGGCCCAGCAGGCTTCCTGCTTTGCTCACTGCTGCTGGTGGCACCCCGTTGCACAGGGGTGGCTGCTGAAGAGGTGCAGCCCGATCCCAAAATGCCATGTGCCAACTGGATGGGAGGAGCACCCGGCTATCCTGGCCACAACGGGCTCCCCGGCCGGGATGGGAAAGATGGAAAAGACGGActaaagggagagaaaggagaggaag GTGTGCCAGGTCCCAAAGGCGACCGAGGTGAAACGGGAGTCCCGGGGCAGGAAGGGCCGAGGGGATTTCCCGGATACCCAGGGCAGATGGGGAAGAAAGGTGAAAGCGCCTTCGTCTACCGCTCTGCCTTCAGCGTAGGGCTGACAGAGCGAGCCCCTCACCCCAACGTCCCCATCCGCTTCAGCAAGATCTTCTACAACGAGCAGAGTCACTACGATGCCAGCACCGGCAAGTTCATCTGCAACATCCCTGGCGTGTACTACTTCGCCTACCACCTGACAGTCTACCTGACGGATGTCAAGGTCAgcctctacaagaaggacaaggCGGTCATCTTCACCTACGACCAGTTCCAGAAGAACAATGTCGACCAAGCGAGCGGCTCTGTCTTGCTGCACCTCAGCTCTGGGGATGAGGTCTGGCTTCAGGTGTACGGGGAGGGGGACAACAACGGCGTCTATGCCGACAACATCAATGATTCCACTTTCATGGGCTTCCTCCTGTACCCAGACCTGGATGACCATTAA